One Drosophila virilis strain 15010-1051.87 chromosome 5, Dvir_AGI_RSII-ME, whole genome shotgun sequence DNA window includes the following coding sequences:
- the LOC6625890 gene encoding actin-binding protein IPP isoform X2 has translation MEDSFIIKDLSEGLSDTESSDDTAQCTPSNLERSCTTETSATARLEILWNGQSDLSAAEQQKQSLDNSHRLKSGAQLEEKSSDSTRTYTDTKTELGDETVSQINSNPTSAPTFDDKEGSASSDFDVKLGVPLVWYEKELNEDKEGSSVKSYRSQMERPLTQSEEQLLIVPLDETYSLMDKIELKAEMNNGNEQQPGRPHIGKRLLELLLDGSKWDVKVYIGDYKFYCHLCVLQVYSPYFQRCKMEETYVIRLPTHKVTAQAFHIIYNWMLHDEPPPRKRFSNRCLLEIYSSAKFLAITELIDAVWNTLDIIKNENEAFTLLPDMNYVDMATFDFLCFSRISRFFLTLVASLEFAEMDANYVCRLLSSHSVGVNSEIEIFYSALRWLSYKWPKRRTHVPQLMGCVRFGLLSPVFLRFLQKEHSTRVMDYITKCPQVQELINKAFVYASAELYCKDPQQTLPFQLPEYVVPEQRRWLYDDKCPYHHDLKCSQRQFFTYEQFLAYLQALHETGPEYWRNLIYILEPVKCCERPSAD, from the exons ATGGAAGATTCTTTCATAATCAAAGACCTTAGCGAAGGTCTTAGCGATACAGAAAGCTCGGACGATACGGCTCAATGCACCCCCTCGAATCTGGAGAGGTCCTGTACGACAGAGACGTCTGCAACAGCAAGGCTGGAAATTTTGTGGAATGGACAAAGCGATCTGTCTGCTGCTGAACAGCAGAAGCAATCGTTGGATAATTCGCACAGACTGAAGTCGGGCGCACAACTTGAGGAAAAGAGTTCCGATAGCACCAGAACTTACACGGACACAAAGACGGAGCTGGGGGATGAGACTGTTAGCCAAATAAATTCCAATCCGACATCGGCACCGACTTTCGATGATAAAGAAGGGAGTGCTTCATCTGATTTCGATGTAAAG CTGGGTGTGCCTCTTGTATGGTATGAAAAG GAACTCAACGAAGACAAGGAAGGCTCCTCAGTCAAAAGCTATAGATCCCAGATGGAAAG ACCCTTAACACAATCCGAGGAGCAGCTGCTCATAGTGCCGCTTGACGAAACGTACAGCCTGATGGACAAGATAGAACTCAAAGCGGAAATGAACAATGGCAACGAGCAGCAGCCGGGCAGACCCCATATTGGCAAAAGGCTCCTTGAGCTATTGCTGGACGGCAGCAAGTGGGACGTAAAGGTGTATATCGGAGATTACAAGTTCTACTGCCATCTGTGCGTGCTGCAGGTGTACTCGCCGTACTTTCAGCGATGCAAAATGGAGGAGACCTATGTGATTCGCCTGCCAACGCACAAGGTGACCGCGCAGGCATTTCACATCATCTACAATTGGATGCTGCACGATGAGCCGCCGCCGCGTAAGCGCTTCAGCAATCGCTGCCTCCTGGAGATCTATAGCTCGGCCAAATTTCTGGCCATCACCGAGTTGATTGATGCCGTGTGGAATACGCTGGACATTATCAAGAACGAGAACGAGGCGTTCACACTGTTGCCGGACATGAACTATGTGGACATGGCCACCTTTGATTTCTTGTGCTTCTCCCGCATCAGTCGCTTCTTTCTGACGCTCGTCGCCTCGCTGGAGTTCGCCGAGATGGATGCCAACTATGTCTGCCGGCTGCTCAGCAGCCACAGCGTGGGCGTCAATAGCGAGATTGAG ATCTTCTATTCGGCATTACGTTGGCTCAGCTACAAATGGCCCAAACGCCGCACGCATGTTCCCCAGCTTATGGGCTGCGTTCGGTTCGGTTTGCTCTCGCCCGTGTTCTTACGCTTTCTGCAGAAGGAGCACAGCACACGTGTCATGGACTACATCACCAAGTGCCCGCAGGTCCAGGAGCTGATCAACAAAGCCTTTGT ATATGCCTCGGCGGAGCTCTACTGCAAGGATCCCCAGCAGACTTTACCCTTCCAGCTGCCCGAGTACGTGGTGCCGGAGCAAAGGCGCTGGCTCTATGACGATAAGTGTCCCTATCATCATGATCTCAAGTGCAGCCAGCGTCAGTTCTTTACCTACGAACAGTTCCTGGCCTATCTGCAGGCGCTGCACGAAACCGGGCCCGAATATTGGCgcaacttaatatatatacttgagcCCGTAAAATGCTGCGAGCGCCCTTCGGCTGACTAG
- the LOC6625890 gene encoding kelch-like protein 18 isoform X4, producing the protein MKRNSTKTRKAPQSKAIDPRWKVLNRPLTQSEEQLLIVPLDETYSLMDKIELKAEMNNGNEQQPGRPHIGKRLLELLLDGSKWDVKVYIGDYKFYCHLCVLQVYSPYFQRCKMEETYVIRLPTHKVTAQAFHIIYNWMLHDEPPPRKRFSNRCLLEIYSSAKFLAITELIDAVWNTLDIIKNENEAFTLLPDMNYVDMATFDFLCFSRISRFFLTLVASLEFAEMDANYVCRLLSSHSVGVNSEIEIFYSALRWLSYKWPKRRTHVPQLMGCVRFGLLSPVFLRFLQKEHSTRVMDYITKCPQVQELINKAFVYASAELYCKDPQQTLPFQLPEYVVPEQRRWLYDDKCPYHHDLKCSQRQFFTYEQFLAYLQALHETGPEYWRNLIYILEPVKCCERPSAD; encoded by the exons ATGAAAAG GAACTCAACGAAGACAAGGAAGGCTCCTCAGTCAAAAGCTATAGATCCCAGATGGAAAG ttcttAATAGACCCTTAACACAATCCGAGGAGCAGCTGCTCATAGTGCCGCTTGACGAAACGTACAGCCTGATGGACAAGATAGAACTCAAAGCGGAAATGAACAATGGCAACGAGCAGCAGCCGGGCAGACCCCATATTGGCAAAAGGCTCCTTGAGCTATTGCTGGACGGCAGCAAGTGGGACGTAAAGGTGTATATCGGAGATTACAAGTTCTACTGCCATCTGTGCGTGCTGCAGGTGTACTCGCCGTACTTTCAGCGATGCAAAATGGAGGAGACCTATGTGATTCGCCTGCCAACGCACAAGGTGACCGCGCAGGCATTTCACATCATCTACAATTGGATGCTGCACGATGAGCCGCCGCCGCGTAAGCGCTTCAGCAATCGCTGCCTCCTGGAGATCTATAGCTCGGCCAAATTTCTGGCCATCACCGAGTTGATTGATGCCGTGTGGAATACGCTGGACATTATCAAGAACGAGAACGAGGCGTTCACACTGTTGCCGGACATGAACTATGTGGACATGGCCACCTTTGATTTCTTGTGCTTCTCCCGCATCAGTCGCTTCTTTCTGACGCTCGTCGCCTCGCTGGAGTTCGCCGAGATGGATGCCAACTATGTCTGCCGGCTGCTCAGCAGCCACAGCGTGGGCGTCAATAGCGAGATTGAG ATCTTCTATTCGGCATTACGTTGGCTCAGCTACAAATGGCCCAAACGCCGCACGCATGTTCCCCAGCTTATGGGCTGCGTTCGGTTCGGTTTGCTCTCGCCCGTGTTCTTACGCTTTCTGCAGAAGGAGCACAGCACACGTGTCATGGACTACATCACCAAGTGCCCGCAGGTCCAGGAGCTGATCAACAAAGCCTTTGT ATATGCCTCGGCGGAGCTCTACTGCAAGGATCCCCAGCAGACTTTACCCTTCCAGCTGCCCGAGTACGTGGTGCCGGAGCAAAGGCGCTGGCTCTATGACGATAAGTGTCCCTATCATCATGATCTCAAGTGCAGCCAGCGTCAGTTCTTTACCTACGAACAGTTCCTGGCCTATCTGCAGGCGCTGCACGAAACCGGGCCCGAATATTGGCgcaacttaatatatatacttgagcCCGTAAAATGCTGCGAGCGCCCTTCGGCTGACTAG
- the LOC6625890 gene encoding kelch-like protein 18 isoform X3 → MKSRNSTKTRKAPQSKAIDPRWKVLNRPLTQSEEQLLIVPLDETYSLMDKIELKAEMNNGNEQQPGRPHIGKRLLELLLDGSKWDVKVYIGDYKFYCHLCVLQVYSPYFQRCKMEETYVIRLPTHKVTAQAFHIIYNWMLHDEPPPRKRFSNRCLLEIYSSAKFLAITELIDAVWNTLDIIKNENEAFTLLPDMNYVDMATFDFLCFSRISRFFLTLVASLEFAEMDANYVCRLLSSHSVGVNSEIEIFYSALRWLSYKWPKRRTHVPQLMGCVRFGLLSPVFLRFLQKEHSTRVMDYITKCPQVQELINKAFVYASAELYCKDPQQTLPFQLPEYVVPEQRRWLYDDKCPYHHDLKCSQRQFFTYEQFLAYLQALHETGPEYWRNLIYILEPVKCCERPSAD, encoded by the exons ATGAAAAG CAGGAACTCAACGAAGACAAGGAAGGCTCCTCAGTCAAAAGCTATAGATCCCAGATGGAAAG ttcttAATAGACCCTTAACACAATCCGAGGAGCAGCTGCTCATAGTGCCGCTTGACGAAACGTACAGCCTGATGGACAAGATAGAACTCAAAGCGGAAATGAACAATGGCAACGAGCAGCAGCCGGGCAGACCCCATATTGGCAAAAGGCTCCTTGAGCTATTGCTGGACGGCAGCAAGTGGGACGTAAAGGTGTATATCGGAGATTACAAGTTCTACTGCCATCTGTGCGTGCTGCAGGTGTACTCGCCGTACTTTCAGCGATGCAAAATGGAGGAGACCTATGTGATTCGCCTGCCAACGCACAAGGTGACCGCGCAGGCATTTCACATCATCTACAATTGGATGCTGCACGATGAGCCGCCGCCGCGTAAGCGCTTCAGCAATCGCTGCCTCCTGGAGATCTATAGCTCGGCCAAATTTCTGGCCATCACCGAGTTGATTGATGCCGTGTGGAATACGCTGGACATTATCAAGAACGAGAACGAGGCGTTCACACTGTTGCCGGACATGAACTATGTGGACATGGCCACCTTTGATTTCTTGTGCTTCTCCCGCATCAGTCGCTTCTTTCTGACGCTCGTCGCCTCGCTGGAGTTCGCCGAGATGGATGCCAACTATGTCTGCCGGCTGCTCAGCAGCCACAGCGTGGGCGTCAATAGCGAGATTGAG ATCTTCTATTCGGCATTACGTTGGCTCAGCTACAAATGGCCCAAACGCCGCACGCATGTTCCCCAGCTTATGGGCTGCGTTCGGTTCGGTTTGCTCTCGCCCGTGTTCTTACGCTTTCTGCAGAAGGAGCACAGCACACGTGTCATGGACTACATCACCAAGTGCCCGCAGGTCCAGGAGCTGATCAACAAAGCCTTTGT ATATGCCTCGGCGGAGCTCTACTGCAAGGATCCCCAGCAGACTTTACCCTTCCAGCTGCCCGAGTACGTGGTGCCGGAGCAAAGGCGCTGGCTCTATGACGATAAGTGTCCCTATCATCATGATCTCAAGTGCAGCCAGCGTCAGTTCTTTACCTACGAACAGTTCCTGGCCTATCTGCAGGCGCTGCACGAAACCGGGCCCGAATATTGGCgcaacttaatatatatacttgagcCCGTAAAATGCTGCGAGCGCCCTTCGGCTGACTAG
- the LOC6625890 gene encoding actin-binding protein IPP isoform X1, whose translation MEDSFIIKDLSEGLSDTESSDDTAQCTPSNLERSCTTETSATARLEILWNGQSDLSAAEQQKQSLDNSHRLKSGAQLEEKSSDSTRTYTDTKTELGDETVSQINSNPTSAPTFDDKEGSASSDFDVKLGVPLVWYEKQELNEDKEGSSVKSYRSQMERPLTQSEEQLLIVPLDETYSLMDKIELKAEMNNGNEQQPGRPHIGKRLLELLLDGSKWDVKVYIGDYKFYCHLCVLQVYSPYFQRCKMEETYVIRLPTHKVTAQAFHIIYNWMLHDEPPPRKRFSNRCLLEIYSSAKFLAITELIDAVWNTLDIIKNENEAFTLLPDMNYVDMATFDFLCFSRISRFFLTLVASLEFAEMDANYVCRLLSSHSVGVNSEIEIFYSALRWLSYKWPKRRTHVPQLMGCVRFGLLSPVFLRFLQKEHSTRVMDYITKCPQVQELINKAFVYASAELYCKDPQQTLPFQLPEYVVPEQRRWLYDDKCPYHHDLKCSQRQFFTYEQFLAYLQALHETGPEYWRNLIYILEPVKCCERPSAD comes from the exons ATGGAAGATTCTTTCATAATCAAAGACCTTAGCGAAGGTCTTAGCGATACAGAAAGCTCGGACGATACGGCTCAATGCACCCCCTCGAATCTGGAGAGGTCCTGTACGACAGAGACGTCTGCAACAGCAAGGCTGGAAATTTTGTGGAATGGACAAAGCGATCTGTCTGCTGCTGAACAGCAGAAGCAATCGTTGGATAATTCGCACAGACTGAAGTCGGGCGCACAACTTGAGGAAAAGAGTTCCGATAGCACCAGAACTTACACGGACACAAAGACGGAGCTGGGGGATGAGACTGTTAGCCAAATAAATTCCAATCCGACATCGGCACCGACTTTCGATGATAAAGAAGGGAGTGCTTCATCTGATTTCGATGTAAAG CTGGGTGTGCCTCTTGTATGGTATGAAAAG CAGGAACTCAACGAAGACAAGGAAGGCTCCTCAGTCAAAAGCTATAGATCCCAGATGGAAAG ACCCTTAACACAATCCGAGGAGCAGCTGCTCATAGTGCCGCTTGACGAAACGTACAGCCTGATGGACAAGATAGAACTCAAAGCGGAAATGAACAATGGCAACGAGCAGCAGCCGGGCAGACCCCATATTGGCAAAAGGCTCCTTGAGCTATTGCTGGACGGCAGCAAGTGGGACGTAAAGGTGTATATCGGAGATTACAAGTTCTACTGCCATCTGTGCGTGCTGCAGGTGTACTCGCCGTACTTTCAGCGATGCAAAATGGAGGAGACCTATGTGATTCGCCTGCCAACGCACAAGGTGACCGCGCAGGCATTTCACATCATCTACAATTGGATGCTGCACGATGAGCCGCCGCCGCGTAAGCGCTTCAGCAATCGCTGCCTCCTGGAGATCTATAGCTCGGCCAAATTTCTGGCCATCACCGAGTTGATTGATGCCGTGTGGAATACGCTGGACATTATCAAGAACGAGAACGAGGCGTTCACACTGTTGCCGGACATGAACTATGTGGACATGGCCACCTTTGATTTCTTGTGCTTCTCCCGCATCAGTCGCTTCTTTCTGACGCTCGTCGCCTCGCTGGAGTTCGCCGAGATGGATGCCAACTATGTCTGCCGGCTGCTCAGCAGCCACAGCGTGGGCGTCAATAGCGAGATTGAG ATCTTCTATTCGGCATTACGTTGGCTCAGCTACAAATGGCCCAAACGCCGCACGCATGTTCCCCAGCTTATGGGCTGCGTTCGGTTCGGTTTGCTCTCGCCCGTGTTCTTACGCTTTCTGCAGAAGGAGCACAGCACACGTGTCATGGACTACATCACCAAGTGCCCGCAGGTCCAGGAGCTGATCAACAAAGCCTTTGT ATATGCCTCGGCGGAGCTCTACTGCAAGGATCCCCAGCAGACTTTACCCTTCCAGCTGCCCGAGTACGTGGTGCCGGAGCAAAGGCGCTGGCTCTATGACGATAAGTGTCCCTATCATCATGATCTCAAGTGCAGCCAGCGTCAGTTCTTTACCTACGAACAGTTCCTGGCCTATCTGCAGGCGCTGCACGAAACCGGGCCCGAATATTGGCgcaacttaatatatatacttgagcCCGTAAAATGCTGCGAGCGCCCTTCGGCTGACTAG